GCTATCAGCCCTTCTGATTCACACTCCGTGAGACCCGCTTATCAATGAGATCGCCTAAAAAGTGCTTTTGATTCTCTCAGAGTCCAATGTTTATGATTTTTGCCTGATCTATCTGAACACTTCACCCTTGAGCTTTGTACGTGTTCATTGTAGTTTGGTTGTTTGATGTGTGCTAACATTTATCCTTCATTTAATCACTAACTGTGGGTGTGTGCATGAAACTGGTTTGTGGCCAACAGGGGGCGCCGTTTTCTGTGAAATCTGTTACTAGTGATGTGTTTTGCGTTTGCAGGTCCGTATGGAAGCATCAGTGGCAGAAGCTTTTGAAGCCAAACTCTAACCTGATCGCAGGACggatcgagtgtgtgtgtgtgtgtgtgtgtgtgtgtgtgtgtgtgtgtgtgtgtgtgtgtgtgtgtgtgtgtgtgtgtgtgtgtgtgtgtgtgtgtgtgtgtatttgaattAAGTCCAGTGTTTATACCAGCCAGGGAATGATCAGGTGTTTGTTTGTATGGTGTGATCATTTCTTTGTTTACTTGATCACTAATCATCTCAAGTAGGATATATTCTAATTATTTCACTAGTTTATCAattgattatttaaattattgttaacatttcaaatgtattatttctcTATAAACTACTTTGCATTGAGAGTTTTGGGGAAAAAATCCTACGATAAATGTGGAGCATTTCATGAACTTCATAGAAACCAAAgttcaacacatttaaaaatactgtGTTGGTTTCAATCAGTGCAGTAATGAGTACTGATtaactttctttatttttatacagttttcGTTTTGaccctaattaaaataaaataaaaagtccatctgaataaattgtaataaataaaacaaatctaaccTATAAAGcacattactgttattttatttttaaaatgtaaaaaaaaaaaaaaaggttttctaaaatgttttcgTATCATTATTATCTGCCTACCTAACACTGAATAATACAATGCCATGCTTCAGTAACAcccataattttattaatattattacaattaatggcaatcataatttgtattattttaaagggaattatagtttatatagttctatgtttttgtgaaattatatatacaattataataaaatgtaatgaaatattaaataaaatatattacagtgcaaatataattaataatataattattgttatagaATTATTGTagaattatacattatattaaattatatttgataaaatattattattatataaaaaatattacaataattagtaagcagtttattattttagctttaaatatatatatatatatatatatatatatatatatatatataattacaataattaattaaattaactataATTTTACTATAGGTAACTATGATTACTATTTATGGTAATCATGATTAAGAGCATTCCCATTCATAGAAATCATacgttttattttctttacattttatattttaataatatatgtatataatctctcaaatttgaaaaataaaacacagtagACCTTAtccataaatattttaatgcagtgAACAGCATTTAAATGACAGCATTTGCGATATacgttaaaaaaaaagacatcttgCTTCACAATTTTATAAcagcatttaatatatttatcaaactgtataataattttaagtatcaaaattgaaaaaaaaacccgCAGTAACGTCCCATACACATTCCAAACAAAGTTAAAAACAGCTTAACATATTTACTCCTCTGACAACTTTCTGAGACGAGTGCATTTGAAAGGGCATTTGAGATGAatgaaacagcagcagcagcacgtcATCACTTCAGATTCTCTTTGAGAGTCTGCCTGAGCTCCCTGTTGTTTAGATGGAGGTATTTATTCACCCAGCTGCGATACTTGTTCGTTTCTGATCTATAATCCACGTGTTTGGGTGCTCGTGACTGAAGCCCagcgtgatgatgatgatgatatcaaAACTTCATCGTATGGCCTGCTGTTCTAAGGCACCTTCAGCTGTTTGATTGTCTGCAAGTGTCACGTTCCCAATACACAAGCATTTGAGGCACACCTGTCCGAACACATCACAGCACTGGAAAATATCCTCCGTGGAAAGTCTTGAGGAAATGGTCTGAAATTGGAATGACGTTAATTGCAAAGGAATGATGTGGATTTTAGGGACTCTGACAGTCTGTATTATATTCACACCGTCTTCATAGTCTCCAACACTATAACGTTACCGACGACATTATGTTATAAACTATCGATAATGCACAAGCAAAAGTACAGGCACCTCAGTAGATTGTACCACAAAGAAGCATGGAACAATATCTATTTTAGATAAATTAGTAATATCATATTTATATTGATTTCTATTTACAGTATGagtttacaaatatatatgtgGAAAATAAATTACACCGCTTTATCGCGTATCATATACAAACTATTAAATATTCATATCAGCGCCAGATCATTAGCCAGTCACGTGATGCCCCATTATAGTCCTCAttcttaaaggggcagttcacacaaaataataatgctaataataattcCGTCAACGTTTAAAACCTGGAAAGAGCCATTTAGAAATATAGCGCGAATGAAAACGAGTCTGTGATGGATGGACaggttttttttaagatgaaatgTATTTCGCTATTTAAAAAGTCCTACATCAATGTAATTTTCTAAATGTATAGTTGTTGTCTTTGTTTCGTGACTACGTTCTATCCCTCAATCGCGGGAAATGCTTCAATTCCCGCCAAAATTAAACATGGCGCTACCGTGAAGATAACCAAAACCTTTTTAGCATGgatgaaagaaaataatacaagaATGTTCGGAATGTAATGATGTTGAGTAAaagttatataatattaatttctgGGGTAACTGCCCCTTAAATTAAAGCATATTTAAACTATCCAGAGGACACTTTCCCTCTCAAGACATGTACAGTAATATAAACCTCTTTATAATAAATTGATTGACATCTACATACCAATACAACACTTAGAACTTTAATAGGTTCTTATATGATAACTtgtagatagatattattgattGCATCTATCGCTTGAGTTCTACTGTAAAATATGATTTGGTGTATTGCTCTttgagcacattttaatttttgaatgTCACCAGTTACTAAAAAGACGCTTTAAACACTGATATCTAAAGTAATACTTGAGCAATCTTGTCATGGTGTAATCCCATTGATATATGACAGCAGAACAGAATTCATTAAGGCAAACTAATACTTCAGAAGGGTAAAATTGTtgtaaatttaataattttatggtGCATTCTCCCTTAATGAGAAAACATGacccttttaaaatcacaaaattaatatttgtcTCCTTGTTCTAAGAAATGGCTTGTTGTTATACAGGTATTAAAACCAGATGTTcgagttgtttttatgcatttgaccaatatttttttcagtactgTGTTGGTCCTTTAAGAAGCAATATATAATGGCCTCTGGCTTGTGTTGCGTCACGTCCGTTCTGTCCTTCAACTCAGTGAATCGAGCATAAGCCATTCTGGGATGCATCAGAGTTCAGTAGGTGCATTAAATAAAGTCAGCACAAATGCTGTTGACCTCGAGTTCTCTCACAGCTTGTTGCCAATTAAAGCAGTTCTTTCTTCTTCTGATGGTTTTATTAAGGCGCTAAGATCCACTCAAATGTGAACGTGTTGGGGAAACAAGGcagaatattaatatattcataGTTATATGCAACCTGCAGAAAATTTTCTCCAACCCTCCATTTTGAGAATGGCTTCTTCAGAAAAAGGAGAAAAGTCTCCGACCGGCGGCAGCCTTCTTTTTGAGCCGTGTAAATCCAGATCTCATTTGGAACTAGAAAGTCATTTGGATCTTGAACGGGTGTGCCATGGCCTCTCATCTCTGGGCTCTTGCATTTTGGGGTGTTTCACGAGGGAAAAGGAAGTTGTAGAGCGTCGTCACTAGCTGGAACAAACCCATCTGGCCCCTTTGAGTGAACTGcacaaaaaataaaccaaaaataatCAGATGAAAAATGTTAACGCAggttaaagaagatattttattaGCAAAGAGAggcattaatataataatttatttaagtttGTTAAGTCCACGTCATCCAATAGgcattcacaacccattttacttccataatgtgaTGCTTTTAAGAGGAAAGTGTTTTAGAAGGTTTCATTACTTCCGTTGTTATTCTAAAATGCCAATCATgacttaataaaaaagaaaatacagtttcCCCGTGTGGAaatgtaaagttattttaaataaatcatgctCAGTAAGACTAGGAGCATCTATTAAGAAAGTAAACGGAGTCAAAATGGCATGTATCTGCCGTTAGATGGCGCTCTGGTCCCAAGCTTCACTTCAAACTCCTCCCCTTTCCTCTAAATCTCATTGATTGACAGTTAAAGCGGCCAATCAGCAGTCAGGCCAGCTGTGATGTGGGCGTGTGTTGTAGTTCTTTGCTATTGCAGTGTGTTGCATAAGCTGCCGCTCTTACTGAAGGCATGCTGGATTTAAAAGAATTAACAAACCGCAATTATGATTAACCAATTTAAATGATCCTAACCCATTTATTCCTAGTTGGCCTGTCATCTTTTacgttttttaattaaaattattaagtcCGTTTGATCTGTGAGAATATGAAGTTTCAGTTTTTGATCGTATCTGGGCTCATGGCGGCTGATTTCCACACATTTCACGGTTTATAAAATCTACAATCTGCAAGTTCATTAAACCATCTCGGTTGTTGCGGCTCAGCAACATACAGAGTGTTACTAAAGGTGTTACATTAGCCTACTTTTGAGATTGTGGTCACATGCCTGCTGACGTGGACCTTGAGTCAGAGTCTAAATTTAGCCTGCAGTATAAACACACTTCACATCCTCTTTCTGAGTTCACACCAAACTAGCCGGCCTGGGTAGACACTAAATTCAACTGGCATTTACTGAAGACCTTGATCAATCTAAATGTATCCCTCATCTCTTATACAAGTAAGCATTAAAAgtcatgaataaatgtaaataactcACATGTGCAAAATGTTTACCTCTATCAAAACTAAAACTATCACTTTGTTTAAGCAGATCATGTGGTTTTCATCTgctgtttttccatttaaaaacaacaaaatacataacttaatataaattctaCAATAACCAAATTTACATGAAAAATGGCACTTTTCAAAATTAGTATACTCTGCCATATCATTGCTATTAACCCCCGCCCCTCAGAAACACTTTAAACTAATGTGACTTGACCACAAACCttaattaaaaccaaataataatgttttcaataGTCATGCAGACTGTAGTTTTATAAATAgttctaaaagtaaaaaaaaaaaaaaaaaggacttgtTATAGGACTATGTTTTATACATTAAGTTGTTATATAAACATCAACTAGTGATTCAACTTTCCATCATTTACTGTAAAGTTATTGGTGTAGACCTGATAACATCTAAGAGAACTTAAGTAAACAGGATGGCTAAACCAATAATGATGTCATCTCTCCCACTGAGCATTTGCATATGCAGCATAGAAATAACAGACGATGATGTCATTGCACATCGTGACAGAAACCACTGCAAAGAAAGCCATGGACTTGTGGTGCTGTTTAACCTGTTTGATTCAAATCGGCCATGAGGTAAAGAAACAAACTTTTCTCATCCGAAATCACTCTTACCAGCTGAAGATGATCCTGCTGAAACTGATCCCCCATTTCACGCAGTTTACGTCCAATCTGAATCTCCACACTAATTCCAATGTCCCGTTCATCTTCCTTTTCTTCTGGTCTCCCTTCGTCCTCTTCTGCGTTTTGTGTGCCATCCAAGATGGGTTCAAACAATGCAGGGAAGTGTGCACGAAATCCAGCatttccttcagaaaaaaaaacaaaattgatatttttatattgtataataaCCATTActatttatatgttattttaatatgaaacataTTTAGGggttaaattaaaagaaaatcattAACTTAATTCATTTTGCACTTTAAGtttgaacactttttttatgTTCAGGGCAAAAATACctctgaaaaagaaaatgatattcataatttatttcattatttatagatagatagatagatagatttaaaaaacattttgttttatttttgcagtaatatatatatagatagatagatagatagatagatagatagataaaatgtatcatatatttatctattttatataatattttattgaatacatatattcagaaatgtaaaaaaaaaaacaaattagaaGCATCAATTCCAGGTGTGCATATATGACTATATGATGCATATTGTGTTTCCCTACCATGGAAAAGTGCTCTAGGCCCTTCTGGGGCCCCAGGGGCTATAGTAAGTGACGCAAGGCCCCTGGCTCCACAGTTAGCCCCAAATGCAGTCCTGGCATTCACAGCTCTGCAGGGAGATGATGCATCTCTCTCTAAACCCTGGAATGGTGCCATAGCTCTGTCTCTCGCTGAATTCAGCACAGAGCTGGCAGTCTGTGTTGATCTGTCTTTAAAGCGTTCGTGTCTGTTAGCTGTTTGTCCCACCTCTCCACCTCTCCCGTCTCTGTTCTCTGAGCTATTGTTTCTTAGCGGTGTTTCACAGCAGTGAGGAAGCTGTTCATCCTCATCATCCATCGGCGGAGTCAGCAAAACCGCCCTGAAATATACCACAGACTGTCACTCTGTGCAACTGTATGAGAATTCACATGCTGTTCATTCGTTCTGTATTACATAATATGACATGAAGCCTTGTAATGCAGTTGTTTTGCTTCAGGACATTAAGCACAAGCACAATGGAGAAATTCTTAATGTGCTATAAAGTAAACAAAATCAAAGATTTGAacttattatttctttatttattgggTACCTATTGCCAAATGCCAGATCATTTGATTGCATGCACAATTTTGGACAAAAACAACTTAAGCttaatgttttttgaaaagttgataaacttatttatttttctatcccAAATTATGCACAAGTATAGCATGTTCTCTGCAACTCTCCAGTTCACATCTGTGTAGTTTAGGAACACTTGACCTAATTCAAGCGCGCTGAATCTCATAGAGATTTCACCcacattcacaaaaacaaataaccATGGCTGAGGGTTTTGGGCTAGATGGGTTTTGGTTCTATTTGGTTTATCAATGAATAATTAAGATCTGACAGTAGATCAGCTCATAAAATGCAACTTCTGGCATCAAAGTGCAGCAGTGAGATGACTTAGTCTGTGCACAAACATTTCAAAGGAGCCTCATACAAATGAGGGGAAGTTTCAGGCCTGCACTCAAGGGTTCGGTCTACCACCATTTCCCAGAAAACAATCATATCTGCACCATCATAACAAAAAAATCCGTTTATGAAATGTTCATGAATAATCTGATCACCTGATCTGATCTGAGTTACAATACAGATTAGTACAGATGCTTTCAAGGAGAATAGATTAATATAATACATGGCAGCTGCAATAAAATTAGTCAAATTGAGAGATTGCATGATGAGTTTTGAGACATTTGTTTTGCTGAATTTGTTAGCATGACTGCTGTAGTCATCAGAACAAATactcatttaaaaattataattctatTAATAGAGAGATTATCATATGGACAGATGATTATTAATGAGAATTACACTCTTAATCTCCGCTGAAAAACCAGCCCAAGATGGTTTGTTGGTCTGAGATGGTCTACCAGCTTGGGTACCCAGGTCTGTTGGCTGGTTTTAGTTTCATGGGGCAAACAGAAAACCAGCTTGACCAGGCTGAAAGACTATTGTAGACCAACCACTCTTATTATTGAGCAAATcattttaggctttttttttcagcagggaattcaaaacaaaacaaaataaagcatttacgACCAAGTAATACCATAGTATAAACGAATgcataaaaatgtgaataatgtgATTGACAGTTTTTGATATTTCAGTTTATTACTTTCAGATgtgcaaatcagaatatcatgTTGGGGGTATTTCAGTCTTATGCTCTTTATTCTGTAATTGAACATTTTTGTCACTCTCTTTCATAGACCAAATCACTGAAACTTAGTGTTTTTAAGGACAAAAACAGAATCATCTCAGTTCTAAAACTGTAGGAGCTTAAAGAAGTCACAAAATACATGATGAAACTGCAGCAAATAATACACAGAAACGAGAGACACTCACCGCCAGTGCTTGaatgtgtgtgtcagtgctgTTTTTATTCCGCTTGTTGTGTCAGCGCTCTTTTACTCTGTCTTCACTCTGCTTGTATTTACTATCACGAAGTCGCTCCGCTTTCATTCTGCGCCCTCCGCTCAACTTGTTCGCATTGGACACGAGCTCGCAGAAAGCCACGCCCACAGTGACGTCGCATGTTATGGTAATTACTCGAGTGGGAGGTGTCCTTTTGTTTAGGGTTTGTGTTGAACCTGTCAAGTCTGTTTTTGAGTACCAGCGGTGTATTTCAGAAGTTCAGTAGGTTCAGACTGTTGAGATTAGTGCCtacgttatttaaaataaacgctTTTGTTGAACAACTTTAAAAAGTGCTTTAAACTAATCAAAATGAGTGAAAGGCACACTTCTATGGACAGCATTAATTAGCTAGCAAAAGTAATTATGTAATTTCTGACATAACGTTTTCCAACTGTACAATTTGCaagttttttcattattatttttattatagattTCATTATtgattttcagaattatttgtaGATCTTTTCAATTATATTAAGTCACAACATGATATGTTCCTGAAAATTGGAAGATGAAAGATGGCAGTTTGCATACTTCTGGAAGCATTGTGTAAATATATAGAGAGttacagagagagataaatatattaagcttttgtttttatggaagaaagaaagacacatgCAACAGTGTgcttaattttcacttttttgtgCACTATTAATTACACACACCTAACCATTAGcccaccaaaaatgaaaattctctgaatatgaagaatatttgttttgaaatttaaattaattttggtaGTCCATATCCTTAAATATCCACAGGaaaccttgttttgtttttatggttttgtAATGGACAAATATACTGTCTTTGACATCtgttcaagtttttctttttcccttGGTTAACATTTTTGGACAGAGGAATTTATGTGACTGTTATGAACCATTTGTACACATTTGCTTTTTTCACATTTGTGTGCATGCGTGTTTTCAGCTTGAGCCTCAGTTCAAGTGCACTTTTGTAAATGGGAAGTGAGTCACCTAAATCTTCCTGTTCTCACTGGCTTGCGATGACATCATCCTTTCTGTCAGGGCTCAGCATTCCTGTGCACACTGTTACCATGCTTCTCAACCGCGAGATTGCAATGGCCAATTTAGATATGAAAGACTGTGCTAGTTAACTCTACAACAGAATGTGTTGATTGATGTGTTGTTTTGTAATAGATTGTTTACAGCCTGCATACTAACTAGTCAGTACAGGCCAACACATTGCTGGCAGGGATTTCAGTTTGCTAAAATGTTCGGATGGTTTCAGATGAGGACGAGGTACAGACAAATCACTGACTAGAGGAAGAGGATTGAAATAGACTCAAAGTGACTCTGTTTCTAAGGTAATTTTGGATGGGGAGGAACGAGAGATGAGAGCGAGGCAAAACAAATGCTGGCGCTGCCTCCGTGACAACAGCTACATCATTGGTTCTTGTTTCATAGTAAAGACccgttaaaaaaaatataaaatcacaagAGGCCCAGGAGACGCCTCCCTCACAACTGCATGTTGCATCAGAAAGATCCTGCAAGAGGAAGagctaaacacatacacacataaacacatcacATGCTCCACTTCACTCTACAGCACCCCCTCCTTCCTCCCCGCTCTCCCGCCAAAACATCTCTGTGAGTAAATCCTGCCTAGAAACCAAACAGCTGACTTCGGCCTCACTACGATTGGTGCAGCTCCCTAGCAACGGCGTGGGTTTATTCAGCCAATCAGGTGCTGAGATTTCAGCACTTTCGACCAATGGCAGGTGGCCGCAGCTTACTTAGACAGTAACAGTGACTTGGTAACTGTCTGGCAGAACAGAAAGCAACTATGATTGGTCAGAGCAGCTCTGCATCCTCATTGGCTGCTCATGACGATCTCCCAGTCATTCATATGTTTTAGCGGCTGCCCTGAAGGGATACACCCACAGCAGAAGGTCAACTTCTCTTCATGCTGATTGGTCGAGCAGCAACGTGGACTCCTAGTAACAAACCACAATTGCTAAAACAGGGTGTGGTTAGGTTTCTGTCAGTCATCCAAATGCTAGCCAAACATGATGTTGTTGCTGCCGTTCTGCTCTTAGCAAGAAGTATTGTGTATGACAAACAGGCCTACATTAACACACGTATCACACTTGCCATATCTGGGAGTAAAATGACTCAAAATGTTGCTGGAGCAATATCACAGTACGCGATTTCTTAATGCTTGTTTACACACGTACTGTAACAGTATTTCCTGATATTCATTGCTAAGATCTGTGCAGCTCCTGATCACAGTCTCTTACAAATTGACATTAAGCTTTTGTTCGTTTGGTTGTTAATATTTACAGAAGAAACTGTTAAACTGAAGATATTACAACTTGAATTTTAGAATTCACATGTCATATTTGTGGTCTTGCTGTTCCCTTGTTTTCCCAAACTGTTTACTTGTCATTCTGTGGTGCTTAAACTTTAGATGCATGTTGAGCAGTGTTTGATTCACCTAGCAAGAAGAATGAGTCCCCAGACGAGCGGCTGCAGCTCAATGAACACAGCCAAAGACAAATCAGAAGTGACATCATGGCTGCAAGATTGCATGACATCATGCTTGAGGGAAGACAGATTCATGTCAAATCTGAATCCAGAGGAACTGGGAAATGATCAGCCTCAATCTAgataaatataaactttaaatagttttttttttaaagataatttgattacttttaatttataAGCCCCAGTGGTTTATGTCTAAGTCTTATGTCTACAGATATTTAGTCAAATCTTTGATTTAAATGGAAACAGTTGTAAGACAATCTTTGGCTTTTTCACCTCTAACCACAGTATTAGGAAAGCTTACTGTTTAGATGTGTAGGATGCCTGTAAAAGACATCTACACATCCACCACAGAGAGTACCTCAAAATTATGTTATTGTAATCATATTCAGATTATTCAATTTGATGCATTTTTTCAATTTCAAGATGATTTGAGATAGAGAAAAAGTTTTAGCCTACTGATTCTAAGCACTGTTTTAACCCTTACTAGACTAGGAAATCACTCCTTGTGCTACAAATTttgagatattattattatttattactttacaTCTACTTTCCTTTATTATTATGAGGTTTGTACTGTTAAAAATACTGTGACAACGTTAGACTCATGTTCCTCGtaacttttacaatttaaaagtcaaagatttaaaaattaattgtCAAATTTAATTCAGAAGGAACAAAGAAATTATCCATCTCAATGATCTTGATAAATATAATCAGTTTAGCCTCTTTTTTCAAGCTAATTGAATTACTTTACAAAAGGCTGCATTACATTCGTTTAACTGTTAGTCACAATGGCAAAATAAAGTTGAGTGCCTATATTTACTCAAATTGCCAATATATAAGGAAACTGCACTTTTAAAAGTAAAActaatgtaaaatgtgtttaacGCAGCTAGGAGTATACCACTTACAGCAACTCTTACTCATAGCTGCAAACAGTTGGTAAAGTagccaaagtatttaaaaaaatcaagcttCTGTACACAAACATATAgatatgtacgtgtgtgtgtatgaatcaCTATTGGAAATCCCAGAGATGATGTCAATAACAGGTGTTCTGGATCAGACTGCTCCAACCTCAGTGGAAGCCCAAAGGGAAGATGGTGACAGGTGATGTCAGCAAACTGCAGCCTGGCATCCAATAGGGTCCCTCGGGGCCTCCTGTGATGAGCCACCTGCATGCATGTTTGAGTTCATTGAAAGAACAGATGTCCCACCACCATATCACCACAAACTCAACTGAGCTCTAAAAATAGAAGTGAAAGCAGCACACATTCCTGAGGTGTGAAGTGTGAGATAAGCAGTTTTGTTGTCAGCTGTGTCATACAGTAGGTGTCCCTATACAAATGCAAAACACCATTTATGTGTGTCCTGAAATGACTTTAATCCGTCTGAACATATTTTGCCAGCACTGGGCAttctattcatatttaaatactaaaaaatCTGGTTGAGGTCAGATctcaatttaaactttatttccTTACGTGAAAAAACAGCAATGTCTTTCAGGGTAGTAATTGACTTCACAGTTTTAGAAAGAAATGTTATGGCGTCCTCTACTGGTGATACCGTCACCTCTTACCTTCATCTCTTTATGAAAAACAACCATGTACACCAAGACTTTCCTAAAGTTTattccaaaatatatttcaatatacataatattaatgAGACATGGATACTATGGttaaaccatggttttgctacacttACCATTATTTAacaatggtatttgtagtaaaagtgTTCCtctagctcaactggtagagcattgcgctagcttgcttgctaaggtcgggggtttgattccccgggaacacatgataggtaaaaactgatagcctgaatgcactgtaagtcgctttggataaaagcgtctgctaaatgcatacatttaaattttttaatttaaattacatttaatttaatttttaaatttccTGTCCTCTGATGCCCAACTCCTTCAGCAGCCTAATAAAACTAGACCAAATGTTTATTCCTGCAGGGATTTCAGTCTGACTATGAAGCAatatcaaatgcacattatgcacattatcaaatgcacattatataGCCTATAATGTTATTCAATAATGTCAAATGCATCAGTGCAATTATTATTCACTACATTCATTAGTACTGTTAAATCAGTTATGTAGAGGGGGACAGACTCAGTAGTATGTTGCAGCAGGTGCATGATAAAGTTGTTACGCTACTGAACAACACTAAGTTGTTTCTACAAAGACATTAAGCATGTTTTCTACAAACAATGTCTGACTACATTTTTACTTTATGTTGACAGGCAAAAAAACCATGTAAAATCAAATCTGAGTGGTCAGACTGAAACTCCTGAGATTTCCAGAAATGGCATTTGAATATCAGACCACATATGAATGTG
The sequence above is a segment of the Carassius gibelio isolate Cgi1373 ecotype wild population from Czech Republic chromosome A20, carGib1.2-hapl.c, whole genome shotgun sequence genome. Coding sequences within it:
- the LOC127938004 gene encoding uncharacterized protein LOC127938004, encoding MDDEDEQLPHCCETPLRNNSSENRDGRGGEVGQTANRHERFKDRSTQTASSVLNSARDRAMAPFQGLERDASSPCRAVNARTAFGANCGARGLASLTIAPGAPEGPRALFHGNAGFRAHFPALFEPILDGTQNAEEDEGRPEEKEDERDIGISVEIQIGRKLREMGDQFQQDHLQLFTQRGQMGLFQLVTTLYNFLFPRETPQNARAQR